One genomic region from Balaenoptera acutorostrata chromosome 1, mBalAcu1.1, whole genome shotgun sequence encodes:
- the DUSP23 gene encoding dual specificity protein phosphatase 23, with translation MGVQPPNFSWVLPGRLAGLALPRLPAHYQFLLDQGVRHLVSLTERGPPHSDSCPGLTLHRLRIPDFCSPGPEQIDRFVKIVDEANARGEAVGVHCALGFGRTGTMLACYLVKERGLAAGDAIAEIRRLRPGSIETYEQEKAVFQFYQRRK, from the exons ATGGGCGTGCAGCCCCCCAACTTCTCTTGGGTGCTCCCCGGCCGGCTGGCGGGGCTGGCCCTGCCCCGGCTCCCCGCCCACTACCAGTTCCTGCTGGACCAGGGTGTGCGGCACCTGGTGTCACTGACGGAGCGCGGGCCCCCGCACAGCGACAGCTGCCCCGGCCTCACCCTGCACCGACTGCGCATCCCAGACTTCTGCTCGCCGGGCCCAGAGCAGATCGACCGCTTCGTGAAGATTGTCGACGAGGCCAACGCCCGGGGAGAG GCGGTGGGAGTGCACTGTGCCCTGGGCTTTGGCCGCACGGGTACCATGCTGGCTTGTTACCTGGTGAAGGAGCGGGGCCTGGCTGCAGGGGACGCCATCGCTGAGATCCGGCGCCTTCGACCCGGCTCCATCGAGACTTACGAGCAAGAGAAGGCGGTCTTCCAGTTCTACCAGCGAAGGAAATAA